The DNA segment CCGAGACGTCGACGTCCTGCCCGCGCAGCTCCGGAACGTGCAGCACGACGTCGCTGCTGCCGCTGCGGCGCCAGACCGAGACCAGGTGCTCGTCCTCGGTCCGCAGCGCCAGGGCGACCGCGTCGTCCGTCCAGCCCGGCAGCCCGAGCGGCCAGCGCGGCGAGGAGGAGGCGATCGGCCCGCGGAGCCGCTTCGCCGCGGCGACGGCCTCGTGGACCAGGGCGAGCTGCGGCTCGGACATCCGGTTGAGGTAGCCCGACAGGTAGAACCGGCCGAGGAGCCCGGTGACCAGGCAGAACGCGATCTCCTCGTCGTCCATGTCGGCCTGCGGGTACGCCCAGCTGGCGGCCTGCTCCGGGAGGAGCATCATCGGCGCGGCGGCCGCGATCGGCGGGTAGCGGCGGAAGTCCTGCTGGTCGGAGGTCGACTGCATCTGCAGGCGGGACATCACGGCCCAGTCCTGCCGCATCGCGCCGGAAGAGCAGCTCTCGATCACCAGGGTCGGGTGCCGCTCGAGCACGCCGTCGAGCCAGGCGAGGTAGGCGCGGTTGTGGCCGAGCAGGCCCGCGCCGATCGAGTCGGCGTCGCGGTCGGTGCCGGGGCCGGCGTCGATGTTGTAGTCGAGCTTGAAGAAGCCGATGCCGAAGTCGGCGATCAGCCGGTCGACCGTCGCGTCGAGGTGCGCGCGCGCCGCGGGGTGGCGCAGGTCGAGGTGGAACCGCTCGTGCTCCTCGATCCGCGCGCCGGCCCGCTGCAGGAACGCGTCGTCCGGCAGCTCGCCGGCCAGGGGGCTGTCCACGCCGATGACCTCGGGCTCGAGCCACAGCCCCGGGACCAGGCCGCGGGCGCGGATCCGCTCGATCACCTCGCAGAGGCCGTCCGGGAAGCGGACCGTGGACGGCTGCCAGGCGCCGACGCTGCTCCACCAGCCGCCGGCGACCCCGCTGTCGTCGTACCAGCCGGCGTCGATGCAGAAGATCTCGGCCCCGCTCGCGGCCGCCGCGTCGATGAGCGGCAGCAGCTTCTCGGTGGTCGGGTCGCCGTCGAGGGTGTTCATGTAGTCGTTGAAGACGACGGGCATCGCCGCGTTGTCCGGGTGCGCGCGGCGCCGGGCCCGGCGGCTGAGGGTGAGCGCGTCCGCGGCGGCTGTCATGTCGGCGCCGACGGCGACCGCGACGGGGACGGAGCGGAACTCCTCGCCGGGCTCGAGCACGCAGAGCCAGCCGTGGTCGAGGTCGGTCGGGCCGGAGAGGGCGATCGAGCCGCCGTCGATGTCCTCGCCGACCTCCCATCGCCAGGCGCCGTTGTGCTCGATCTGCCAGAGGAGGGCGGCGTCGGGGGCGTGGAGGCCGGCGACCGGGAGCTGCTCGCCCGTCGACCAGCTGCCGGTCGAGACCGCGCCGACCGCGCCGCGCGGGTCGTGCCCGGTGATGTCCTCGCGGAGGGTGACCAGGCCGGCCTCGCGCAGCGGCGTGCTGCTCCAGCGGCCCTCACCGAGCCAGTCGTTGCGGCCGCGCAGCAGCGACCAGCGGGCGAAGGACTCCTTGCCGGTCGGCCCCGCGGTGCCGGTGCCGGCGGTGGCGCCCGGGTCGCAGCTCCACGACGCGACCGAGCGCAGCACCTGCCGCTCGACCGCCCGGACGACGACCTCGGAGGTGACGGCGGCGACGCCGGGCACCCTCCGGAGCACGGCGGTCGCGACCAGTCCCGGCGCCTCGGCCAGGACCTCCAGCACGTCGAGGCCGTCGACGACGCTCGCGCGGTGCGAGACGTAGCGCAGTGCGGTGCCGAGCTGCGAGTGGGTCAGCCGGCTGCTCGCCGGGGCGTGACCGGCGGCGACGGTGGTGATCTCGAAGAACGGAGCGGCGTGCGTCGCCCGGAGCGCGACACCGCGGGCCGTCAGCGCCACCAGCCGGAACGGAGCATCGGCGTCGCAGGCGAACGTCAGCTGCAGGGCCTCGGGGTCTCCCCAGGTC comes from the Rathayibacter festucae DSM 15932 genome and includes:
- a CDS encoding glycoside hydrolase family 36 protein — encoded protein: MPNDLTWGDPEALQLTFACDADAPFRLVALTARGVALRATHAAPFFEITTVAAGHAPASSRLTHSQLGTALRYVSHRASVVDGLDVLEVLAEAPGLVATAVLRRVPGVAAVTSEVVVRAVERQVLRSVASWSCDPGATAGTGTAGPTGKESFARWSLLRGRNDWLGEGRWSSTPLREAGLVTLREDITGHDPRGAVGAVSTGSWSTGEQLPVAGLHAPDAALLWQIEHNGAWRWEVGEDIDGGSIALSGPTDLDHGWLCVLEPGEEFRSVPVAVAVGADMTAAADALTLSRRARRRAHPDNAAMPVVFNDYMNTLDGDPTTEKLLPLIDAAAASGAEIFCIDAGWYDDSGVAGGWWSSVGAWQPSTVRFPDGLCEVIERIRARGLVPGLWLEPEVIGVDSPLAGELPDDAFLQRAGARIEEHERFHLDLRHPAARAHLDATVDRLIADFGIGFFKLDYNIDAGPGTDRDADSIGAGLLGHNRAYLAWLDGVLERHPTLVIESCSSGAMRQDWAVMSRLQMQSTSDQQDFRRYPPIAAAAPMMLLPEQAASWAYPQADMDDEEIAFCLVTGLLGRFYLSGYLNRMSEPQLALVHEAVAAAKRLRGPIASSSPRWPLGLPGWTDDAVALALRTEDEHLVSVWRRSGSSDVVLHVPELRGQDVDVSVVFPVALTAWPVEWEPGTARLTVRPTGSGPSARTFRLSLRTT